One genomic region from Sulfurovum riftiae encodes:
- a CDS encoding heme-binding domain-containing protein, which yields MKKLLIFLILVFIGIQFYPMNVPADLPVKEGDALEAPENVQAILERSCFDCHSSHTKFPWYSNIAPVSWFTKDHVKEGREHLNFSTWNSYDDEKKLKYLEKLPKAIKEKMPMASYLIMHKEAKLSEEDKKAIAEWATEAAFDFE from the coding sequence ATGAAAAAACTATTAATATTCCTAATACTTGTTTTCATAGGTATACAATTTTATCCTATGAATGTCCCCGCTGATTTGCCTGTAAAAGAAGGTGATGCTTTAGAAGCCCCTGAAAATGTGCAGGCGATACTCGAACGATCATGTTTTGATTGTCACTCCAGTCATACGAAATTTCCTTGGTACAGCAATATCGCTCCTGTTTCATGGTTTACGAAAGACCACGTAAAAGAGGGTAGAGAACATTTGAACTTCTCGACATGGAATTCATATGATGATGAGAAAAAGCTCAAATATCTTGAGAAACTTCCGAAAGCTATCAAAGAAAAGATGCCAATGGCAAGTTACCTGATTATGCACAAAGAAGCCAAGTTGAGTGAAGAAGATAAAAAGGCAATTGCTGAATGGGCTACTGAAGCTGCATTTGATTTCGAGTAG
- a CDS encoding rhodanese-like domain-containing protein encodes MKKLAIVLLLMSATLFAGFKTIDTATFEKMQAKGVPVIDIRTPMEWKETGIIKGAHKMMFFTPNGEADLAEWFYNLGRLIKDKKEPFIIYCAHANRTKVLGEGLAQMGFKNVYELKDGIENGWIKLGKKTVKE; translated from the coding sequence ATGAAAAAATTAGCGATCGTACTTCTGCTTATGAGTGCAACACTCTTTGCAGGTTTCAAGACAATCGATACGGCAACGTTTGAAAAGATGCAGGCAAAGGGAGTGCCGGTCATCGATATTCGTACGCCGATGGAGTGGAAAGAGACTGGTATCATCAAAGGAGCGCACAAGATGATGTTCTTTACGCCAAATGGAGAAGCTGATCTGGCGGAATGGTTCTACAATCTTGGCCGTCTCATCAAGGACAAGAAGGAACCGTTCATCATCTATTGTGCCCATGCCAACCGTACAAAAGTACTGGGTGAAGGCCTTGCACAGATGGGTTTCAAGAATGTCTATGAGCTCAAAGACGGCATTGAGAACGGATGGATAAAACTGGGTAAGAAAACGGTCAAAGAATAG
- a CDS encoding methyltransferase family protein, translated as MDQVLSTPLAFVIDLGLIVLFGLQHSGMARRGFKRFITRFLPEVSERSTYVLLSGTTFIFLCLFYQPIDGYLWYVEEGMLYWFLQIGFIVGWTLSVYASFIINHFELFGLEQIYLHLKGKEAKPVVFKERQLYKYIRHPIQLGVLLGMWLTPVMSYGHLVLAVGFTVYIFIGLYFEEKDLVRELGKSYADYKERVGMMIPFIGRKKR; from the coding sequence ATGGACCAGGTGCTTTCCACTCCTCTTGCATTTGTGATTGACCTGGGGCTTATTGTCCTTTTTGGCCTGCAGCATTCCGGAATGGCACGACGTGGTTTCAAACGGTTTATTACCCGTTTTCTTCCTGAAGTTTCCGAACGCAGTACCTATGTGCTGCTCTCCGGAACGACCTTCATCTTCCTCTGTTTGTTTTATCAGCCGATCGATGGTTATCTGTGGTATGTGGAAGAGGGTATGCTCTACTGGTTTTTGCAGATCGGTTTTATAGTTGGCTGGACACTTTCAGTCTATGCCAGTTTTATCATCAATCACTTTGAACTCTTTGGTCTTGAACAGATCTATTTGCACCTCAAAGGCAAAGAAGCCAAGCCTGTTGTCTTCAAGGAGAGACAGCTTTATAAATATATACGCCATCCTATTCAGCTGGGTGTTTTGCTGGGGATGTGGCTGACACCTGTAATGAGTTACGGGCACCTGGTGCTGGCTGTCGGATTTACAGTTTACATTTTTATAGGGCTCTACTTCGAGGAGAAGGATTTGGTACGTGAATTGGGAAAATCCTATGCCGACTACAAAGAGCGGGTAGGGATGATGATACCTTTCATAGGCAGAAAAAAGAGATGA
- a CDS encoding YbhB/YbcL family Raf kinase inhibitor-like protein, translating to MRYLFLVLAVASVMMAEGFTLKSSDIGGQLSKMQVFDGFGCNGKNVSPQLSWSGAPKGTKSFAVTVFDPDAPTSSGWWHWIVVNIPADIHELKAGVSGKAMPKGALEVKNDYGTIGFGGACPPKGDKPHRYIFTVHALDVEKLPVKEDTNAPIVGFQINAHTIAKASLISHFGR from the coding sequence ATGAGATATTTATTTTTAGTGCTGGCTGTAGCCAGTGTAATGATGGCGGAAGGATTTACCCTCAAAAGCAGTGATATCGGTGGACAGTTGAGCAAAATGCAGGTGTTTGATGGATTTGGCTGTAATGGGAAGAATGTTTCACCGCAACTGAGCTGGAGTGGTGCACCCAAAGGAACCAAAAGCTTTGCAGTTACTGTATTTGACCCTGATGCGCCTACCAGCAGCGGATGGTGGCACTGGATTGTGGTGAATATTCCTGCAGATATACATGAACTTAAAGCGGGTGTGTCAGGCAAGGCAATGCCCAAAGGGGCGCTTGAAGTGAAAAACGACTACGGAACTATCGGTTTCGGTGGTGCCTGTCCTCCCAAAGGAGACAAGCCGCACCGATATATCTTTACGGTGCATGCACTCGATGTGGAGAAACTACCTGTCAAAGAAGATACCAATGCACCTATCGTCGGTTTTCAGATCAATGCCCATACCATTGCAAAAGCTTCACTCATCTCTCACTTCGGAAGATGA
- a CDS encoding CCA tRNA nucleotidyltransferase: protein MNLPPLLEQIAKKLQQENARAVLVGGAVRDMIMGYAVNKDYDVEVYGLASILELEKILSAFGSVNLVGRSFGVLKLVHEEEEYDFSFPRLEKKTGKGHRGFDVVTDGKMDFEEASRRRDFTINAMGYDIESGTFLDPFNGRRDMELKQLRHIDDSSFVEDPLRVYRAVQFSARFGYGLADETEKLCREMVERGMLEELPKERVYIEIKKLLLKADRPSVGFELMRRLGITERCFPELHALIDVPQDPEWHPEGDVWVHTMLSIDAMERLIRDESAFSIQYSALREEKQKLKLLFAVLCHDFGKPLTTIIELENGEVIAWDPSTCLALNAERFARIRAISHEKAGVEPARSFIYRLTDEHDFIESILPLIEHHLKPLQFYKQGAKASAIRRLATKVNIEELVLVAKADFLGRTTEEAKSAVFKAGEWLLEKAKTLKVEKKPLECLVRGKDLIALGLKPSPEFKTILNEVYELQMEGTLETKEEALAYVKKKFCGAETKSDLF from the coding sequence ATGAATCTGCCACCTCTATTGGAACAGATTGCCAAAAAGCTGCAACAGGAAAATGCCCGTGCCGTACTGGTAGGCGGTGCTGTACGTGATATGATCATGGGATATGCTGTCAACAAGGACTATGATGTTGAAGTCTATGGGCTGGCATCGATCTTGGAGCTTGAAAAGATACTGTCGGCTTTTGGTTCTGTCAATTTGGTAGGCAGAAGTTTCGGTGTACTGAAACTCGTACATGAAGAGGAGGAGTATGACTTCTCTTTCCCCAGACTCGAGAAGAAGACAGGCAAAGGGCATCGTGGTTTCGATGTTGTCACAGATGGAAAGATGGATTTCGAAGAAGCTTCCAGACGCAGGGACTTTACCATTAATGCCATGGGGTACGACATAGAGAGTGGTACATTTCTGGATCCTTTCAACGGTCGCAGAGATATGGAACTGAAACAGCTGAGACATATCGATGACAGTTCGTTCGTCGAAGACCCGCTCCGTGTCTACAGGGCTGTACAGTTTTCTGCCAGGTTCGGCTACGGGCTTGCGGATGAAACGGAAAAACTGTGCCGGGAGATGGTTGAGAGAGGGATGCTTGAAGAACTGCCCAAAGAGCGTGTATACATCGAGATCAAGAAACTGCTGCTGAAAGCGGACAGGCCCTCCGTAGGTTTTGAGCTGATGCGAAGGCTTGGCATCACGGAACGCTGTTTCCCGGAGCTGCATGCTCTTATTGATGTACCGCAGGACCCGGAATGGCATCCGGAAGGGGATGTGTGGGTACATACGATGTTGAGTATTGACGCGATGGAGAGACTCATCAGAGATGAGTCAGCGTTCAGCATTCAGTATTCAGCGCTCAGAGAAGAGAAACAAAAGTTAAAGCTTTTGTTTGCTGTCCTGTGTCATGACTTTGGAAAACCGTTAACAACGATCATAGAGTTGGAGAATGGCGAAGTTATAGCATGGGACCCATCTACATGCTTAGCGCTGAACGCTGAACGCTTCGCACGGATACGTGCGATCTCCCATGAGAAAGCAGGAGTTGAACCTGCCAGAAGTTTTATATACAGGTTGACGGATGAGCATGACTTCATAGAGAGTATACTGCCTCTGATAGAACATCACCTCAAACCTTTGCAATTCTACAAACAGGGAGCCAAGGCGTCTGCCATACGGAGACTGGCGACAAAAGTGAACATCGAAGAGCTTGTACTGGTAGCCAAGGCGGATTTTCTGGGACGTACGACGGAAGAAGCCAAAAGTGCTGTGTTTAAGGCAGGGGAGTGGCTGCTTGAGAAAGCGAAAACGCTGAAGGTGGAGAAGAAACCGCTGGAGTGCCTTGTTCGGGGGAAGGATCTCATTGCTTTGGGCCTGAAGCCGTCACCTGAGTTCAAAACGATCCTCAATGAGGTGTATGAGTTGCAGATGGAGGGGACCCTTGAAACAAAAGAGGAAGCTTTGGCCTATGTGAAAAAAAAATTCTGTGGTGCAGAAACAAAGAGTGATTTATTTTAG
- a CDS encoding sensor histidine kinase: MKWYQSIKVKLIGFFLLVSVFFLLFLVLSFSVVKESLIEKSAIEQARLNTFQIINKITETQIRMEESAVIMAFITSDYYADKNFDADFVRDLLNAVNDEHIVSGGIWFESYTVNPKNAEQYLFFNRDASKNFYQVENYLQDNPLDYRQMEFYVLGKQLKKGETFWTKSYVDPVTRVRMVTIVSPIYHGERFLGVASLDIKVDHYFQNVKTLENRYVMIVDRAGGFIAKSPLVWEKIKEENIGQVSDAELSALMKYIVSNLNTHKNKVDTNNSRVKTLVSQSPELTIEDARRVVYIMENEKKDLHTNVLFIEKDPFLKESSVLAISHFHDTDWNVIVGMSEEQLLSGLNHLSQTIIFITIIMTLLATIIGYFLLRRYFVRPLESVNAQLKDNIQEDGHYRFLKCDDKGEIGQLVYNLNSRTLALEDAQRREREEIQKRLTNEKLLIQQSKMAAMGEMMDAVAHQWKQPLNALSMYSEIIRSDFEEGIVDQKYVDEFRENMQIQIGHMVDTLDEFRSFFRPNKENEDFTVSEVIDSVMFLTKDEFMKNRIVINVEKESEIKLHGSKNEFKHLILNIINNAKDAFNDNNIEEKRMITIRLLDGKAGRKIEIEDNAGGIPEEVIPDIFKANVTTKEEGKGTGIGLYMSTQIVEKYGAVLTVENRNEGACFTILFEE, translated from the coding sequence ATGAAGTGGTATCAGAGTATCAAAGTAAAACTTATCGGTTTCTTTCTTCTTGTGAGTGTCTTTTTTCTTCTCTTCCTTGTCTTGAGTTTCTCTGTAGTAAAAGAGAGCCTGATAGAGAAAAGTGCTATTGAACAGGCCAGGTTAAATACTTTCCAGATCATCAACAAGATCACAGAGACACAGATAAGGATGGAAGAGAGTGCTGTTATCATGGCATTTATCACAAGTGACTATTATGCCGACAAGAACTTTGATGCCGACTTCGTACGTGATCTTTTGAATGCCGTCAATGATGAACATATCGTCAGTGGAGGTATCTGGTTTGAATCCTACACTGTAAATCCAAAGAATGCAGAACAATATCTTTTTTTCAACCGTGATGCTTCAAAGAACTTCTATCAGGTCGAAAACTATCTGCAGGACAATCCGCTTGACTATAGACAAATGGAATTCTATGTCTTGGGCAAACAGTTGAAAAAAGGTGAAACATTCTGGACGAAATCGTATGTCGACCCGGTGACAAGAGTGCGTATGGTCACCATTGTCTCACCCATATACCATGGTGAAAGATTCCTGGGTGTAGCCAGTCTGGATATTAAAGTAGATCATTATTTTCAAAATGTGAAAACACTGGAGAACAGGTATGTCATGATCGTTGACAGGGCAGGTGGTTTCATTGCCAAATCTCCTTTGGTTTGGGAGAAGATCAAAGAAGAGAATATCGGTCAGGTCTCGGATGCAGAACTCAGTGCTTTGATGAAATATATAGTGAGCAATCTGAATACACATAAAAACAAAGTAGATACAAATAACAGCAGGGTAAAAACACTGGTGAGCCAAAGTCCTGAACTTACGATAGAAGATGCGAGAAGAGTGGTGTATATTATGGAGAATGAAAAGAAAGACCTTCATACCAATGTGCTGTTCATCGAAAAAGATCCCTTTTTGAAAGAGAGCAGTGTACTTGCCATTTCCCATTTTCACGATACCGACTGGAATGTGATCGTGGGTATGTCGGAGGAACAACTGTTGTCCGGTCTGAACCATCTTTCCCAAACGATTATTTTCATTACGATCATCATGACGCTTTTGGCAACGATCATAGGCTATTTTCTTCTCAGGAGATACTTTGTACGTCCTCTTGAATCTGTGAATGCACAACTGAAAGACAATATACAGGAAGATGGGCATTACCGTTTCCTGAAGTGTGATGACAAAGGAGAGATCGGACAGCTTGTCTATAACCTCAATTCAAGGACACTGGCACTTGAAGATGCCCAAAGGCGTGAACGAGAAGAGATACAGAAGCGCCTGACCAATGAAAAACTCCTGATACAGCAGTCAAAGATGGCTGCCATGGGCGAGATGATGGATGCCGTGGCACATCAGTGGAAGCAGCCATTGAATGCACTGAGTATGTACAGCGAGATCATCAGGAGCGATTTTGAAGAGGGGATCGTTGACCAGAAGTATGTGGACGAGTTCAGAGAGAACATGCAGATACAGATAGGCCATATGGTCGATACGCTTGATGAGTTCCGAAGTTTCTTCCGCCCCAATAAAGAGAATGAGGATTTTACTGTGTCCGAGGTCATTGACTCTGTGATGTTCCTGACCAAAGACGAGTTCATGAAGAACCGTATCGTGATCAATGTGGAGAAGGAGAGTGAGATAAAACTGCATGGTTCGAAGAATGAGTTCAAACATTTGATCCTCAACATCATCAACAATGCCAAAGATGCCTTCAACGACAACAATATCGAGGAGAAACGCATGATCACGATACGACTGCTCGATGGTAAAGCAGGCAGAAAGATCGAGATAGAGGACAATGCCGGAGGTATTCCCGAAGAGGTCATCCCTGATATCTTCAAAGCCAACGTCACGACCAAAGAAGAGGGCAAAGGGACAGGTATCGGCCTCTATATGAGTACACAGATCGTAGAGAAGTACGGTGCGGTACTGACCGTAGAAAACCGTAATGAGGGTGCCTGTTTTACCATTTTATTTGAGGAATAG
- a CDS encoding carboxymuconolactone decarboxylase family protein produces the protein MGDAKEKLNEVKALIERLQKEMPQQTAAFNQFMMSVEKPGALDTKTKELINVALSIATQCEWCITLHVKGALTNGASREEVMDAAMQAVLMHGGPALLYLIPVEEALDAFSET, from the coding sequence ATGGGAGATGCAAAAGAAAAACTGAATGAGGTCAAAGCATTGATCGAACGCCTGCAGAAAGAGATGCCCCAACAGACGGCGGCTTTCAACCAGTTCATGATGAGCGTCGAGAAACCAGGTGCGCTGGATACGAAAACCAAAGAGTTGATCAATGTTGCACTCTCCATCGCCACACAGTGCGAATGGTGTATCACGCTGCATGTCAAAGGAGCGCTGACGAACGGTGCAAGCCGGGAAGAGGTGATGGATGCGGCGATGCAGGCGGTCCTGATGCATGGCGGACCGGCACTGCTCTATCTGATACCCGTCGAAGAGGCCCTGGACGCATTCAGTGAAACATAG